CATCTCAAGAAGCCGGCGACGCGTGTCAGTCATCAATAGAGCATGGCCATTGTGCACAGGGTTTCTTAGCTGGAAAGCAAATACTGCATCTGCATTGCGTCTCTCAAACTCATCACGAAGCTGTGCAGGAGAAAGGCGGAATCGATCAAGCCCATCATTATACTGAATGGGGTGTATAACCTCTAAATCACCACCAATCAGCCAGTTTCCAGATTCTGTTATTGCTTCATCAACATAGGGCAGACCATGTGCGGTCGTACCCCAAGCTCTTGCTATTCGTTCTTCTTTATTGTGCTTGTAGATCTCAATGCTGCAAGTGAAAATTCGTGACAAAAAAATGTTCTTTTAACACCGGGGATCAGTAAATGGCGTTATGAATCATAGGTCGGTGAAATGAAAGCCACACGTTGATCAAATACTCGATGAAAGATATGCCAATGAATTATAATTTTCGTCTGGTTCAGAAAATTGTCGAATAAAATTAAAGCACCAATGTAAAATGGTTCTGATCGATATTTTGCTTTCAAAAGATCGAAATTTTGTAGGACAGAAATATTAAACTACTCCTGTCAATCACAAGACAGATATGCATCAGCAACCAGTCGAGGTCCACTGCAAGTTGACATAATTGTTAATGAGAGTCATTCCTATCAAATGGCCCTAATTACCGCTAAGAGTTGTGGGATTTAGTGGCCAACACATCATTTTGGAAAGAGGGCGACCTACAATACTTTTAAGGAACAAAATTTATTTCCATAACAATCTCACGTAGCTGAACAAGAACGTATAGCTGATAAGAAATAtgattcaaaaaatttatatgatcaaattaattaatacatcCATATATAGCTGATaagaaatatgatttaaaatagaAACAAGATCAATAGATAAAAAGGCAGCTTTTACATAGGAAAAATGTATAATTATATCAAAACATTGTATTTAATAGAAACTAGCTAGTTTACATCACATATCCATCACTTCATGAAATATATCttctaaaaagaaaatgaaatataaatctCATGATAATTTCTGCACTCCAGAATTTTCAACTACCAACCAAGACAAAGACAAAGTCTTGGGAGGTGAACATAACAAATTGCCTTTCCTCCGGTTGTaaacattaaataaaaaaaaacaaatatataacttttcaataaaaatataagtccACGCGGACCACGCTCCTCTAACTCGTGGGCTTGCCAGTTGCCAAATCCGATTtctatataattttaaacacaTCAAGCAACCCACGTATGCAACCagaacaaaaagaaaatttgtTCATATGTGCAAGTATCGCCAGGATTATAGGATTCAAAGGTGCAAAATTTACACTTTTAGTACAAAGAAAGTATATGCTTAGGAAATGAAAACCATCAAAAGGAAAAATGAGGCTCAGAAAATTGCCCTTACTCGTTCAAAATAGCAACTGGGTGGTCTTTCGCATCAACAAGAGCCACGCTTGTAAACGACCCGACACGGCTCTTCTGATCATCATCAATCGCGAGCACGATGGGCAACGACATGTTAACAAACGACCCGTCTTCTAGACGGAGAGAATTGAAATGAAGTGTTTGGAGGAACTGCGACTCTCTCATGAATCCCTTCAACGGGCTGGCCCAGCCTTCGCTGAGCACATGCACCCACTGAAGATCGATCATGGAGAGCCTGATCTTTGGCAGGCTTGCAGCCTGCTTCAATTTGGAGTCTTTTTCTGATTCTGGAACGAATAGTTGAACAAGCTTCCCACCATCCGGATCGATTAGAGAAGCGGATATGTGGACGACGGCGAGGCGTCGGATTTTGGAGGCCGGGTGGCGGCGGAGTGGGGCATTGAAGGGCGGAGAGACATGGGTTTTCGATATTTTTGGGAGGGAATGGAAGGTAGGGGTGGAACTTTTGAGGTATAGAGAAGCCATTACTGTCATTTTTGGCTCTCTTTGGTTGGAATTTCAGCGGGTGGCTTGTCTCGTGGAGGACAGATAAAAGATTTGGAGGGAGAGAGAAACGGGACAGCAGTTAGGCTCATTTTGgaaataataaaatgatttccggataattaattaattaatactgcaactttaatttacttttaatttaataatttaaataccaAAACCATCAAATCATTCTACAATGTAATCGATAGCATAGAACCATaacaaagaaataaattaaaatcttattatgtcaatatatatatatatatatatatatataatacgataatatgaagattttgaaaagtgataggattttaattaaattgatgattactttaaaaaaaaacactcaGAAACAAATTGGATGTATAGAAGAAATCTTTACTaaaccaaacaagaggcatttgttttaaggcaaaaatttgtgtgagacgatttcacgggtcgtattttcgtgagaccgtctcacaagagacctactcttgttTTCAATGTTCTACaattataattgatttaatcatcaaaaagtaataataaaaatgttatacgTTTAGCTTCTGCTTAGGTTAACGGATTTCAAATATATGAATTtggataataattttattgttaataatgAAACATAGATCAAATCCACATATTATTTATGTGCACATTAGTTATATAAagtataatgaatttcaaatgaaacTATTATTAAGTACacttgaaatatattttaattaacatgaaatactatataaatatgaaagatgtggatttgaagtttacggtgttaattttttttaaacaataaaaatacatttgaaatttatagATTTGAAATCCGTCCATCCAAACACAACTTTAAACAATTCAATTTTCATCTATTTATAAGATGCTAGAATAAGGGTAGTATCCTCACATTATATCCATTTatccaattttaattttaattgctaagatgaattttattttactcTATTTAAATATACAGAACCATTTATAGCATATTTATTTTGTGTAATTTATTATAACAAGACATTTAATAAATGTTACGTTTAGAAATAAACCGTACGAAACGTAAATGAACGAAAAGGACTTTAAGTGCCGGATGCTGGTGCCATCAGGTTTTGGACGGATTTTATACAGCGGAATGAACATAGACGTTTTTAAGGTTAAGGTCAAGTACAACTTTACCGTTCTGGATTCAAACTCCTTGCgtcctttcaatttttttatgttgtcatgatttaataataattactattataagaataatattttttaataatccaGGTGTCCATATAATTTTGTCATactattaatataataaaaaggaCAATACTATCTCTTGGTTCTATAATCGAGACAAAAACTTGTTTAAGACGGTCTCAtaagtcgtattttgtgagacagatctcttatttgagtcataatgaaaaattattattttttatggtaaacgtctaattttttattttaaatatcagtGAATTGACTcgtttcacaaataaaaattcatgagactgtctcacaagagacctactcctacATCAGTTATATCAGTATAATTAAGTCTCACGGGCAAGTTTATACACACACATAGTAAATattcgaattaaattaattaatcacgGCTCAATCTTTCAAGACGCACAATGGATTCAAACCAGAGATGGAACCATTCCAAAGGTTAGGATGAGTTTCGAATTGGGGTCGACTTTCTCAACATAAaagtatatttaatttaatttttttatacgtatattgaaaattatttaacttAACACACGTTAAAAACTATTGTTAACTATTATaaagtatatatttatattgtaaTGTTAAGCCAAAGTAATGATAATGCCtcgtttgtttttgttttctttatcAAATGGGCCCCACCGGTTTTTGAGTGGGGTGATGCTTTGTACATATCTATATAGACATatataaatacatttttttaatatatgttttgTGCATGTTACATGTTGACCGATGCTCTTGCACAAAATGaggaatatataatttttataaattttaaaagctaTAAGTTATACGCtacacttttgttttgttttgttttttttttcctgtgtAGGTAGAATTTTTAGGTATATGCGTTTTAAATTGATGCTCTTGGATTGGTGGATTAGCTAGGTCAATGATTAAGGTTGAGACTTTGAGATTTATTATTCTCATCTTCGAGTCCGTTGATTGAGGGTAGTTTTCTTAGTTTATTTAGATAAATTTAGTTGttttcttatattttctttACTCGAGATAAGCAATTCTCGGTCTACGTTCAAGTCTCATCAGAATTTGTTTGGagaaattcatttaaatataaaattttatcattGTGATATACTAAAAAAGTATTTGCAATcagtaaaaattattattttttcaccttttactttttttaaaaaaaatcagtttttattttgtatttttcagcTTCGGATTTTATCATGATTCTGTTCAATTTAAGTAAAATTTCAAAACTAATTACATCTATATATTTCAAAAGCGATTATGTATTATATAATAagagaatttttttgttattttattaaaaattattatgagaatcacatatttatcaaatactctacgtaataaaaaaaatctgttttttgttttttaaacatTATTCATTTCTGATTTTTTTCCCCATTTCATAGTCTAAATTTAATCATTTCAATAAAAACATAATCTTCCGCAAACATTCTTAGACTGTATTCTCACCTTACCATTTTACttccaaatttaaaatttgtattgCCTTTTGATGATCAAGTTTAAAAATCAGATTTTAGTTAATGACATTTTATCCCGTATCGTGCGTGTCTAAGAATCCACTAACTCCTCATAGGCCCACATTTCCAATTTAATCTTCACTACAATCAAAGCCAGATTCAGACGTACTAAAAAAGAAGTGTCGAAACCGAACTTTTATTCTTCATTTGTTTAATCCCATTTGAtcctttattttattgtaaacaATGCATAATAATTCAATTACAGACAGACTTTCTCATTGGGTGTTTGATACAATAATGATTTAGTAATGACAGCTTAGCAGTGTAAGATGATACAAAAAACTCACCAATAAATATATACAAAGAATTGAAAAACGTCGTGACGAAATATATACAACGAGGCTTGAATGAATTTGTCAATAGGGGTACCAAGAAATTTTAAGACATGTACATGTAGGGATTTGCCTTCTTTGAGCCATTGATGGGACCTCAAAGCCTTGAAGAGTGAAGGGTAGGTGTAGTTATTTGGTTTGACACTGGCGTGAGTCAGAATGCGAGAATACATAGACAATCCAACTTGAATGTGATCTTCTCGAGTGAGGGAAGAGACAAGGGTGATATAGAGAAAGATACTAattgggttcaagaataggttgAATATGATTAATGTGTAGGTTACAGGAGCTAGAACGGAAGAAAAGTAGAGAACGCAGCTGTCAGGATATGTGTGGAGGACGAGCTAGGCCGCGGGTTGTAATCATCTGAGCACGGACTCGTTTGAAAGTATCCAATGTCTTGCATTGTCGCTATACAGGAAGAGATGAGTGCGGTCCAAGTGAATCAACCTTGCTTTTGCACATTCAGTGAGCTGCCGTCAGACAAAATATATGTGAAACATGGATGAATTTCAATGAGAAACATTAGCTATTATAAAGAATAGCGATGCAAGTTTCTGCTTTCACAACCATCCAACCAACCATAGGGACTAAATCATAATTTCTAAGCCAAAGAAACACATACTCATTAATAACTAGTAATAATGAACAAACATTGGTGTGTGACTATATCTGTTATTATGTAATAAAGCATTAGTTTTTTCAAACATCAGGATTTAATACATCATGGACGTTTTTTTaataggatttaaaatacatcatgttattattaaaataacgCGTATTTTAGCAATTAGAAAATTCAAtatgttaaaataataataatttattgttGTATACTACAATAAGACCAAGGTGAATTTTAGAAATTGAATAATACGCACCAAATGGATAAAAATGttagataaatcaataaattaatatactACGAAAGGGGaaagatattttaattttaaggaATTAGGAATAAGAGGAGTCCCATATGGACCAAATTAAAATGATCTGGAAGAGGCCCCATTAATGTAAAGTATGGATAGACAGTACATGGTTGATAACACAATATCTCCATGGTTAAGATTAAAATCATATGAACAAAGGGGTTCATTTTGCAaaataaatctaaacaaaaacagCTTACAAAATCAAAAAAGGACTCAATATCCACCAGAAACGATCACAAAGAAGTTAAGACAGCAATAATAAGTTCTCAAGTGAATTATTGGCAATCCATTTTGCAAAAAACTTTCTTTATACAGACAATGTACACAAAAGCaagaacaaatattttcaagcaCCAGATGACAGCATTTTCGACCTTAATTTTGTAAAAAGTTCAAGAAACTAAAAGCACGTCGacgggaaaaaaaatataaagaaagaCGGCCTACAATATGGCGGTGAAACTGTTAATCTATCTAACGTCATTAAAGGGAATTAAGGGGAGTGCACTAAATTTAGGAGATTTAATGACTTTTGTAGATTTTATAagtttaaaaatattcaattaagaTTTTTGCATACTTCTATAGAAATCCAGTATTATTCAAAATAGACTTTCATAGAACATTAAAAAGTCAAATGATATtcagaattatttttaaaaatttttaaaagtctaaacgtattgaaattttcaaaaaaattttaataactccatgaaattcattaacatacaaatattaAAACTTAAGGTACAACTAtgaattgtcaaaaattgtatttggtttaacccaaagatttggacatacatacatacatacatacatacatacatacatacatatatatatatatatgtatatatttttattttacaaattttccttaattttattaatacaacgatgtatttttaaaaatttacaaacataaATAAGAACTTAGATACACACATATACACGTAAGGActaaattattcaaataattaaatttatttactaatataaattttaaaaactattttaaactatatatattgtctatgtcaattaattattagttcaaagaaattaataaaaaataacatgttATAATTAGGTATAAAATATACAGAATTCTATATAAAAAGTTTAcagaattatataaaattttgcaAAAACATTTACAAGATTCCACAAAAATATGTTTGTTATTCAGTGATATTatgtaaaaatcaataaaaatttataaaatcaacaaaattctataattttatgtattttatgcaaCTGAGGATTCTTCCGTGTGCCATTTAATTatctatattaaatttaaatttatgattCTTTATAAAATAATGTGTGGATATCGACtttatatattcttttaatATATGTCGAACGCAATTTGTGGGAGCCCAATCGAATTCTAAGCGGAAAGGACCAACCAAGTCATTTGACTGGCGGAGAGGTGATGCTTACGCATGCATATTACTTGTTTTTGCTCAAACTCAATTCAGTCAAACTGAGTTTAGTTTAGCCATATGAAATCCCAAATCTTGTACGTATATGATGTTAAAGATTGGAACTTTAACCTAACTCAAACGCAAAAACTAGTTCGAAAGGAAGACATTTTTGGGATGGTCCATAAAACAGTCCATCGTATATTTGTAGGTCAAGGCTAGTAGGGAACACAAGAAAAAACTGGAACTTCTTAAGATGTGCATGCAGAGTAACTAGTTGCCAAGCCTACAAATGTTGTAATCTGTAAACTAAATTATTGCTTTAAGTTACAATCAAATATTCAGCAACATGTCTCTTTTATGGAATTAGAGCATCTCAGCTCTAACGAACTTGGTATGTatgtaatgaattttttttcctcctaaATGGCATCTCAATCCTCTAATATTCTCTCCTTTTTTGCCAATTTTCCAGTCACTGCTGCtcaaaatttcatttatattattaatacaaAAGCTCAGCTTCCTCTCTAGCTAACTCCCCAAATTCAATTACTTGCTAAGAAaactcattttgatgttatcttGTTCGGGTGGATCTTCTTGGTTATCTCGATGGAATTCTTCCATGTCCTGCTCCCATGGTGACTAAAGACGACAAAAGTGTTCCGAATCTAGACCATGTTCCTTGATGTCGTCAAGATCATCTCATTCTTATGTGCAATTTTG
This window of the Primulina huaijiensis isolate GDHJ02 unplaced genomic scaffold, ASM1229523v2 scaffold42415, whole genome shotgun sequence genome carries:
- the LOC140969630 gene encoding ATP sulfurylase 1, chloroplastic-like, whose protein sequence is MTVMASLYLKSSTPTFHSLPKISKTHVSPPFNAPLRRHPASKIRRLAVVHISASLIDPDGGKLVQLFVPESEKDSKLKQAASLPKIRLSMIDLQWVHVLSEGWASPLKGFMRESQFLQTLHFNSLRLEDGSFVNMSLPIVLAIDDDQKSRVGSFTSVALVDAKDHPVAILNDIEIYKHNKEERIARAWGTTAHGLPYVDEAITESGNWLIGGDLEVIHPIQYNDGLDRFRLSPAQLRDEFERRNADAVFAFQLRNPVHNGHALLMTDTRRRLLEMGYKNPILLLHPLGGYTKADDVPLSWRMKQHEKVLEDGILDPETTVVSIFPSPMHYAGPTEVQWHAKARINAGANFYIVGRDPAGMGHPTEKRDLYDADHGKKVLSMAPGLEKLNILPFKVAAYDKTQGKMAFFDPSRAQDFLFISGTKMRTLAKNKEDPPDGFMCPGGWQVLVEYYDRLAPSENGALPVPVPA